A single genomic interval of Candidatus Cloacimonadota bacterium harbors:
- the truB gene encoding tRNA pseudouridine(55) synthase TruB: MPEKSGFLLIDKPAGWSSFDAVRWLRKLSGIKRIGHTGTLDPFATGLLICALGPVTRLCRFLENADKSYEAVLRLGIQTASGDPEGEVIRESGEIPSEVDAVFLREKLLSIRELPPPLFSAIKIKGRPAYDYARKGLHLELPARPAQILDFELLSYQAPELVYRCRASKGTYIRSLSEYIATSLGTVGYTTSLRRLSIGKVSVDDAHHPEHFEAEKLAANFYPPRKLFEDFEILEPGEAELSALKQGKKTPNPGQDCQRILLLDQTGKALGMAERKAGMLFPTINL; the protein is encoded by the coding sequence ATGCCTGAAAAAAGCGGCTTTTTGTTGATTGATAAACCTGCCGGATGGAGCTCTTTCGACGCTGTACGTTGGCTGCGCAAACTCTCTGGCATCAAAAGAATAGGGCACACTGGAACCTTGGATCCCTTCGCCACCGGACTGCTCATCTGTGCTTTGGGTCCGGTCACGCGGCTTTGCCGTTTTTTGGAAAACGCGGACAAAAGCTACGAAGCGGTATTGCGTCTTGGGATTCAGACCGCCAGCGGTGACCCAGAAGGTGAAGTGATTCGCGAAAGCGGGGAGATTCCAAGCGAAGTGGATGCCGTGTTTTTGCGGGAAAAGCTGCTTTCCATTCGGGAATTGCCTCCTCCGCTGTTTTCAGCCATCAAAATAAAGGGTCGTCCCGCATACGATTATGCGCGCAAAGGCCTGCATTTGGAATTGCCAGCCCGCCCCGCGCAGATTTTGGATTTTGAACTGTTATCCTACCAAGCGCCAGAGCTGGTTTACAGGTGCCGGGCCAGCAAAGGCACCTACATCCGCAGTTTGAGCGAATATATCGCAACTTCATTGGGAACAGTTGGATACACCACCTCTCTGCGCAGATTGAGCATTGGAAAAGTTTCGGTTGATGATGCTCACCATCCTGAACATTTTGAAGCAGAAAAGCTGGCGGCAAACTTTTATCCCCCTCGCAAACTGTTTGAGGATTTTGAAATTTTGGAACCGGGTGAAGCCGAGCTTTCAGCCCTCAAGCAGGGCAAAAAAACTCCCAATCCCGGTCAGGATTGCCAACGGATTTTACTTCTGGACCAAACCGGCAAGGCTTTGGGCATGGCCGAGCGCAAAGCGGGAATGCTTTTCCCAACGATAAACCTATAA
- a CDS encoding bifunctional riboflavin kinase/FAD synthetase, which translates to MKQSVLSIGNFDGLHLGHRKFINEVVVTAKKLGLRSVVMTFDNHPAGVISGQKYTTLLPIKQKIRLLHELGVDEIPILHFDEEMAKTSAEDFLREDMVKPFSPAVIVMGHDSRFGSGRSGDLAFMESRQSLYGFELRVVEPLFDGDRVVSSSLIRKTLAAGNLTEANRLLGAPYTLFGEVEHGAGIGSGLGFPTANLRLEEPLQLLPRSGVYHSRAWLDGKSFFGLTNIGISPTVKHTGQTEVETHILDFDQQIYGQPLRVELLSFLREEKMFNSKEALLDAMREDLSQVRKFAQQVEL; encoded by the coding sequence ATGAAACAAAGTGTTTTAAGCATTGGAAATTTCGACGGTTTGCATCTGGGGCACCGCAAGTTTATAAACGAAGTGGTTGTCACAGCCAAAAAGCTGGGACTGCGCAGTGTGGTTATGACTTTCGACAATCATCCTGCCGGAGTAATCAGCGGACAAAAATACACCACGCTTTTGCCAATCAAGCAGAAAATACGCTTGCTGCACGAGCTTGGCGTGGATGAGATCCCTATTTTGCATTTTGACGAGGAAATGGCGAAAACCTCCGCTGAGGATTTCCTGCGTGAAGACATGGTTAAACCCTTTTCTCCCGCTGTGATTGTGATGGGTCATGATTCCCGTTTTGGCAGCGGCCGCAGTGGCGATCTGGCTTTCATGGAAAGCCGTCAAAGCCTCTATGGATTTGAACTTCGCGTGGTCGAGCCGCTGTTTGATGGGGATCGGGTTGTGAGCAGCAGTTTGATTCGTAAAACACTTGCCGCAGGCAATTTGACCGAAGCCAACAGGCTTTTGGGTGCGCCCTACACCTTATTCGGAGAGGTGGAACACGGAGCCGGGATTGGAAGCGGACTGGGTTTCCCGACCGCTAACCTGCGTTTGGAGGAGCCTTTGCAGCTTCTGCCGCGCTCTGGTGTTTATCACAGCCGCGCTTGGCTGGATGGAAAGAGTTTTTTTGGGTTGACAAATATCGGCATCAGTCCCACAGTGAAACACACAGGTCAAACCGAAGTGGAAACCCATATCCTGGATTTTGATCAGCAAATTTATGGTCAGCCACTTCGGGTGGAACTGCTTTCATTTCTCAGGGAGGAAAAGATGTTCAACTCCAAAGAAGCCTTGCTCGATGCCATGCGGGAAGACCTTTCGCAGGTTCGGAAATTTGCTCAGCAGGTGGAGCTGTGA
- a CDS encoding T9SS type A sorting domain-containing protein translates to MRVFLAVVLALFAVSAMALDFVPGSGMQVCPDQGREYSFAYHTGSDDLNLFGSDTWAVRFNFSEVYPQTYASQFEVTKALLWLPQTGDSVRVALFSESHGSPGVSLASAAALVSSNSVEIPFSNSVVADTLWLLVNYATNFSNRFVSASMGGGSHSYFWNTSFSNPFFQSFGTAGFNAELLFGLGGDFVLSTPDLELEEFELEGELQPRQRVYPTFTIYNHSDLTVHDAKMEITGRSPSPQFAPSFIINIPEPISPRSRFVFDSQSPGYEDAGIDLPDQPAQLRLKAALSSVSVGETYTTNNEIRLNRFSFQEEYPLFLTESFMRTDASMQITVSQDQHEFPNIHRLNYFPILTDSLSNIAAQIRFNWYGFNSLPRTALNGNLRINGFSTDYADSYQQHCQDLQNSKSLISSSRCDFTHVPQNDMVSVALTFRNENTLLYATASEYNLIGDTRLCVGLFKKHNFDGAERWVIERWIRHGAALEGPLGQGEQLDVNFNISLSNLSLADLAQDYRLYYWLQLKGGGQILYSSFADFTEVVSVQDELLPLPRLQVSPNPLRGQASLRIGLDGAQKLGKVRIFNLRGQLIFEIAGQVDEISLKAMDFPASGIYLLRAELPDPKGGNFWLERKITIIK, encoded by the coding sequence GTGAGGGTTTTTCTGGCAGTTGTTTTGGCGCTTTTTGCCGTCAGTGCCATGGCCCTGGATTTTGTTCCCGGTTCTGGGATGCAGGTCTGTCCCGATCAGGGCAGGGAATACAGCTTTGCCTACCACACCGGCAGCGACGATCTAAATCTTTTTGGTTCTGACACCTGGGCGGTGCGCTTCAATTTTTCGGAAGTTTATCCACAAACTTATGCCAGCCAGTTTGAGGTCACCAAAGCCTTGCTCTGGCTGCCACAAACCGGTGATTCAGTGCGGGTTGCACTGTTTTCGGAATCCCATGGCAGCCCTGGTGTAAGCCTCGCTTCAGCCGCCGCCTTGGTGAGTTCCAACAGCGTGGAAATTCCTTTTTCCAATTCCGTGGTGGCAGACACGCTTTGGCTGTTGGTGAACTATGCCACAAACTTTTCCAATCGTTTTGTTTCAGCTTCGATGGGCGGAGGCAGCCACAGCTATTTTTGGAACACCAGTTTCAGCAATCCGTTTTTCCAAAGCTTTGGCACGGCAGGTTTTAATGCGGAACTTCTTTTCGGTTTGGGGGGGGATTTTGTGCTTTCCACTCCTGATCTTGAATTGGAGGAATTTGAGCTGGAAGGTGAGCTGCAACCCAGGCAAAGGGTTTATCCCACTTTCACGATTTACAACCATTCCGATCTCACTGTGCATGACGCCAAAATGGAGATTACGGGAAGGTCTCCATCTCCGCAGTTTGCCCCGTCTTTTATTATAAATATCCCGGAGCCGATTTCTCCGCGTTCGCGCTTTGTTTTCGATTCCCAAAGTCCAGGCTATGAGGATGCTGGAATCGACCTGCCGGATCAGCCTGCGCAGTTGCGATTGAAAGCCGCCCTCAGCAGTGTGAGCGTTGGTGAAACATATACCACAAACAACGAAATTCGGCTCAACCGCTTCAGCTTTCAGGAAGAATATCCCCTGTTTTTAACCGAAAGTTTCATGCGCACGGATGCTTCGATGCAGATTACGGTTTCGCAAGACCAGCATGAATTTCCCAACATTCACCGCCTGAACTATTTTCCCATTCTCACGGATTCCCTCAGCAATATCGCCGCCCAGATCCGTTTCAATTGGTATGGCTTCAATTCATTGCCCCGCACAGCTTTAAATGGAAACCTGCGAATAAATGGCTTCTCGACAGATTATGCGGATTCCTATCAACAACATTGCCAAGACCTGCAAAACTCAAAAAGCTTAATCTCTTCCTCCCGCTGCGATTTCACCCATGTCCCGCAAAATGATATGGTCTCGGTGGCGCTCACTTTCAGAAATGAAAACACTTTGCTTTATGCCACCGCGTCGGAATATAACCTGATTGGAGACACTCGCCTCTGCGTGGGGCTTTTCAAAAAGCATAATTTCGACGGAGCCGAACGCTGGGTGATTGAACGCTGGATCAGGCACGGAGCTGCTTTGGAAGGGCCTCTGGGACAGGGAGAGCAGCTTGATGTGAATTTCAATATCTCGCTGAGCAACCTCAGTTTGGCAGACCTGGCTCAAGATTATCGCCTCTATTATTGGCTGCAGTTGAAGGGCGGAGGCCAAATCCTCTATTCCTCATTCGCGGATTTCACCGAAGTGGTCTCGGTTCAAGATGAGCTTTTGCCATTGCCCCGGCTCCAGGTCAGTCCAAACCCTTTGCGTGGCCAGGCTTCGCTGCGTATTGGCCTGGATGGCGCACAAAAACTGGGAAAAGTGAGGATTTTCAACCTTCGTGGTCAATTGATTTTTGAAATAGCCGGACAGGTGGATGAAATAAGCCTTAAAGCCATGGATTTTCCCGCTTCGGGCATCTATCTTTTGCGCGCTGAATTGCCCGACCCAAAAGGTGGCAACTTCTGGCTGGAACGAAAAATTACCATTATTAAGTGA
- a CDS encoding HD domain-containing protein produces MTEHIDISDFQELIGKEVIGFYLVAEMEVRDGKNGPFLRLKLQDRSGALTAYVWKEAKKVAEGFSQGDVVKVKGLVNRYKEQIQLNVSQIRFADHSEYELEQFVTRSKISPEALAEQFFSFVDKVENPWLNKLLKNIFEDKDFFNQFLEAPAAKSWHHNYMHGLIEHTVSVARICDFVSALYPVNRDLLITGALLHDMGKVFEYSGRPAIEFTEIGRLVGHLSLSDQYVCEQSRLIAGFPDEVLLNLRHMILAHHGEYEKASVRLPQTLEALVLHLCDNLDAQSVGVAQLLEAAPQGAVWSEFDKLNNRYYHLTRI; encoded by the coding sequence ATGACTGAACATATTGATATCTCAGATTTTCAGGAACTGATTGGCAAAGAGGTCATCGGCTTCTATCTTGTTGCGGAAATGGAAGTTCGCGATGGCAAAAATGGGCCTTTTTTGCGTCTGAAATTGCAGGATCGCAGCGGTGCGCTCACCGCTTACGTTTGGAAAGAAGCCAAAAAAGTGGCGGAAGGTTTTTCCCAGGGAGACGTGGTCAAGGTCAAGGGTTTGGTGAATCGTTATAAAGAACAGATCCAACTCAATGTTTCCCAAATCCGTTTCGCGGACCATTCTGAATATGAATTGGAGCAGTTCGTTACGCGCAGCAAAATAAGCCCTGAAGCCTTGGCGGAACAGTTTTTCTCATTTGTGGACAAGGTGGAAAACCCCTGGCTGAACAAGCTCTTGAAAAACATCTTTGAAGACAAGGATTTTTTCAACCAATTTCTGGAAGCGCCCGCCGCCAAAAGCTGGCACCACAACTATATGCACGGCCTCATCGAACACACCGTCTCCGTGGCGCGCATCTGCGATTTTGTTTCCGCGCTTTATCCTGTGAACCGTGATTTGCTCATCACCGGCGCGCTTTTACACGATATGGGCAAGGTTTTTGAATACAGCGGACGTCCGGCAATCGAATTCACCGAAATCGGGCGCCTGGTTGGCCATCTAAGCCTCAGCGACCAATATGTTTGTGAGCAATCGAGGCTGATTGCCGGTTTTCCTGATGAAGTGTTGCTTAATCTCAGACACATGATTTTGGCCCATCACGGCGAATATGAAAAAGCCTCGGTGCGCCTGCCCCAAACTTTGGAGGCGCTTGTTTTGCATCTTTGCGACAATCTGGATGCGCAAAGCGTCGGTGTGGCACAGCTTTTGGAAGCCGCTCCCCAGGGCGCGGTTTGGTCTGAATTCGACAAACTCAACAACCGTTATTACCACCTGACCAGAATCTAA
- a CDS encoding MBL fold metallo-hydrolase, giving the protein MFQTSVLMSGSKGNAVLVRTAETALILDAGSSARAILAALEKLRVAPGEIHGLIVSHEHSDHTRAVGPLARKLGIPLYINEDTLEHCDHRIGKIPGGIRFFETGESFQVRDLIVHPFSSSHDAADSCNFTFRRHDDEERKLGVATDLGFPSHLAVNRLKYCSTLILESNHDVTMLMEGRYEWPLKQRIRSNNGHLSNEEAVGVVSQVMHQGLKNIVLAHLSEENNNPQLAFKTMRDYLDSIRSEALLLVAGQHEHTPLLSV; this is encoded by the coding sequence ATGTTTCAAACCTCGGTTCTGATGAGTGGTTCCAAGGGCAACGCCGTATTGGTGCGCACCGCCGAAACAGCTCTGATTTTGGATGCCGGCTCCTCCGCCCGCGCGATTTTGGCTGCCTTGGAAAAACTGAGAGTGGCTCCTGGTGAGATTCATGGCCTGATTGTCAGCCACGAGCATTCCGATCACACCCGCGCTGTGGGACCTCTCGCCCGAAAGCTTGGAATTCCTTTATATATCAATGAAGACACGCTGGAACACTGCGATCACCGCATCGGAAAAATCCCCGGCGGCATCAGGTTTTTTGAAACCGGAGAAAGCTTTCAGGTTCGAGACCTGATTGTCCATCCATTTTCTTCATCTCACGACGCCGCGGACAGTTGCAACTTCACTTTCAGGCGCCATGATGATGAAGAACGCAAGCTGGGTGTGGCAACTGATCTGGGTTTTCCATCCCACTTGGCGGTGAACAGGCTTAAATATTGCAGCACCCTGATTTTGGAAAGCAACCACGACGTGACCATGCTGATGGAAGGGCGCTATGAATGGCCGCTAAAACAAAGAATCAGAAGCAATAACGGCCACCTCTCAAACGAAGAGGCTGTGGGCGTGGTGAGTCAGGTGATGCACCAAGGCTTGAAAAACATTGTTTTGGCGCATCTCAGCGAAGAAAACAACAACCCCCAGCTCGCTTTTAAAACCATGCGAGACTATCTGGATTCAATCCGCAGCGAAGCTCTCCTTCTCGTTGCGGGCCAACATGAACACACGCCACTACTGAGTGTTTGA